A region of Chiloscyllium plagiosum isolate BGI_BamShark_2017 chromosome 37, ASM401019v2, whole genome shotgun sequence DNA encodes the following proteins:
- the LOC122541497 gene encoding serine protease FAM111A-like — MSSSSDEGSRTPTPQDAPGPRKDGNSLQRSIKQESDCLVRIALSGAENNYHECQMKHARSKRLDDCNPWGESKLQPGNYVEEFSLRTGRSPKNKYGNRKCAVQNLQKKEFTFSVCGDPDNIQYAFTADPSDTLLFALNTSCDFEEKVKSDNMILAYGEGPLRGLVNLDILCRYLPQHSHFRLLFLRAQNRDGAGSERPVPPEYPRNKNHVLFYVEPSGRTVGNNAQRIVLSDRIAQGQTKLCILGFEGETIREALVNDGRFDAKIEDDAHKLLEKVDPPKKIQFNNTVDALHGRSFQVEMSGPRRKAGGDDGGKSPKQRAGKSAESVAQLTRKELDGRGHEGARCLLPRWHLEARRASLSRFKQSVSRNAELANVSERQYLNRHQQDALAPVPARAFRCISNRLSSVGCVTWKSSAALASGTCFILSERYLLTCYHVVEMMTEGAAPDSWPALVHDCAEVFFGYEEDGQKGQPLKLAAWLEIYDQALDYAVLELESTPGTPGLLELCANPLQTGTLYITGHPEGDKKKICPCVVMTGYPKASGYTAPELENLRSGIAREEAEDYTHETVLIASQAFNRLKFSNVITNKTEFHYGAAGSPIFNSEGSLVALHCGGEIYRKNKDPEKFYIEFGRPIPLILHDIISKSQTATTEKSEQLIATLQHFLM, encoded by the coding sequence ATGAAACATGCCCGAAGCAAAAGGTTGGATGACTGTAACCCATGGGGAGAAAGTAAACTGCAACCAGGCAACTACGTTGAGGAGTTCAGCCTAAGAACTGGGAGAAGCCCGAAGAACaagtatggaaacagaaaatgTGCAGTTCAGAACTTGCAGAAGAAAGAGTTCACTTTCAGTGTGTGTGGAGACCCAGACAATATCCAGTATGCATTTACTGCAGATCCTAGTGACACCTTGCTCTTTGCATTGAACACATCCTGTGACTTTGAAGAGAAGGTGAAAAGTGACAATATGATCCTGGCCTACGGAGAGGGCCCGCTGAGAGGGTTGGTGAACCTGGACATTCTGTGCCGCTACCTGCCGCAGCATTCCCATTTCCGGCTGCTCTTCCTGCGGGCCCAGAACCGGGACGGTGCCGGGTCCGAGCGTCCGGTGCCCCCGGAGTACCCGCGCAACAAGAACCATGTCCTCTTCTACGTGGAGCCAAGTGGCAGGACCGTGGGCAACAATGCCCAGAGGATCGTACTGTCCGACCGAATTGCCCAGGGGCAGACCAAGCTATGCATCCTGGGCTTTGAGGGTGAGACCATCCGGGAAGCGCTGGTCAACGACGGACGCTTCGATGCCAAGATTGAGGACGATGCCCACAAGCTGCTGGAGAAGGTGGACCCTCCGAAGAAGATCCAGTTCAACAACACGGTGGACGCGCTGCACGGCCGCAGCTTTCAGGTCGAGATGAGCGGCCCCAGAAGGAAGGCTGGCGGTGATGACGGTGGCAAGAGCCCGAAACAGAGAGCTGGCAAGTCAGCGGAGTCGGTGGCGCAGCTGACCAGGAAGGAGCTGGATGGCCGAGGGCATGAAGGGGCCCGTTGCCTGCTGCCCAGATGGCACTTGGAAGCCCGTCGAGCTTCCCTCTCCCGGTTCAAACAATCGGTGTCCAGGAACGCCGAGCTGGCAAATGTCTCGGAGCGGCAGTACCTGAACCGTCACCAGCAAGACGCCCTGGCACCGGTGCCCGCTAGGGCTTTCCGCTGCATCTCGAACCGCCTGTCCAGCGTGGGCTGTGTCACCTGGAAGAGCTCGGCTGCTCTGGCCAGCGGTACCTGCTTCATTTTGAGCGAGCGCTACCTTCTCACCTGTTACCATGTGGTGGAAATGATGACGGAGGGCGCCGCGCCAGACAGCTGGCCTGCCCTTGTCCACGACTGCGCCGAAGTCTTCTTTGGCTATGAGGAGGATGGCCAGAAGGGTCAGCCACTGAAACTGGCAGCCTGGCTGGAGATTTATGACCAGGCGCTGGACTACGCCGTCCTGGAGCTGGAGAGCACCCCTGGAACCCCGGGTCTGCTGGAGCTCTGTGCTAACCCACTGCAAACTGGCACCTTGTACATCACTGGGCACCCCGaaggagacaaaaagaaaatctgcCCTTGTGTGGTCATGACCGGGTACCCGAAGGCATCTGGGTATACCGCACCAGAACTAGAAAACTTGAGATCTGGGATCGCTAGAGAAGAAGCTGAGGATTACACACACGAAACAGTCTTGATTGCAAGTCAAGCTTTCAATAGACTGAAATTCTCCAATGTAATCACTAACAAAACAGAATTCCACTACGGTGCTGCAGGGTCGCCAATATTTAACTCTGAGGGATCCTTGGTTGCGTTGCACTGCGGTGGGGAGATCTACAGAAAAAATAAAGACCCAGAAAAGTTCTACATTGAATTCGGAAGGCCCATCCCACTTATTCTCCACGACATAATTAGCAAGAGCCAGACTGCCACCACAGAAAAGTCAGAGCAGTTAATCGCCACGCTACAGCACTTTTTAATGTGA